A stretch of DNA from Carassius carassius chromosome 22, fCarCar2.1, whole genome shotgun sequence:
CagacaacaaaaacacacaagcaggaagactaaacaaataaatcaacagGATTATATAATCTTATCATCTCTTGTTATGTAGCAAGAGGAATTCCAGAGAAGTCATCTGATGTTTCTAGGTTGTTGTGTGGCGTTTCTTCCCGGAGACTCAACAACACCCCATAGTAGCCCATATGTTTGGGAAATCATTTTTAGAAtagatttctttttaaatcattagacatgaaagataaataaattatgaagATTTTGATGCAAGTACATCTAATTCCAAATAGAAACTGCACTGTTTGGCATTTACTGTATATTCCCCAGCAAGGCcatcgctagtggggtgaaaggtagTGACAATTATAGGGGCCCATTAACAGGCCACAGAGAGCTGCGTCTTACAGACAGCAACAACGAACCGAACTCTCCTTCGTGTCCTCcggcacctgaacgaacaaatacaggGTCCATGCAGAGAGACATATGTCTCAAAGCGCTTGAACACCAAATTTGCCTCttcttgctcttgtaccgacaaatacacacaaaattgtGTTATAATACCCATTTTTTTAGAGTATCCTCATAAAAAAacctgtcggttatgtcttaagtgaaagtaaacattgaagaaagaaatcagatgagtataattataatggatgcatcgtctcttaaagtgacagcgcctaatttactagctgctgtcggtgtccttaatgttaatccaataatataaatgaaagaaaatcacccactgctcttgactaaattacGTTGTAagtttaacaagaattaatccacAATCAAACCAAATAtttgtgagatatatatatatatatatatatatatatatatatatatattactaatgggctcaggacactatagttcagggttcctcaaatcttgtcctggagggccaatgcgctgcagGGTTTAGCTCCACCCCTGATCAAACTctaacctacctgtgattttctaatgatcctgaaggcattgattagcatgctcaggtgagTTTCAATAGGGTTAGAGCTAAAGGATCCCTGCATAATTatgtatgtaagtgagtatagcgaAATAAAGTCAGCTCtgacatattataccccaaaattcttcatatagtggactaccagtaaaattgataaaaataaaaataatttggcgaccaaaaaatattcagacactttgacctgaccatgttttgcttaagtgtttcttctTCAATTGCAAATTAAAAggctgaacaaaattaagcattactTGGTAATTGGTACTTGgtaaagcacaaataaataactagaccgaacataaaaattaaacaatttcaaacagggcccactggtacaaacTGCACCGGGGCACTGCAagccccagctatggccctgttCTCCAGTATCAACAATTTAGAGAGCAGAAATAAAATGCAGTAAATCTATTTTACTAAATCAAAGTGGCTTTGCTTGAGATGCTGGTGGGGTTTACACAATGCTATTAAAGTAGGTTGTTTTGCATCTGAAGTAGTAAAGTCATTGTGCCCCAAAATAAGAACAAAAAGACAAACTTTGTAAATAGATTTGTAcggaaaattatttatttactgtttatttaaatGCCACAGATTATGTCTTCGGTGTATTACTGCAGAACCAATAAAGCAGTGTTTTACAGTTCTCCCCACATTTTAAATTGTGAATatcctttatatttttattaaacatttcaaatgtattgtTGATTTGATCCAGCATCCCAAATATTTGGAGAATGTATGGATTAATTCAGTACTGATATTATCatagtatatattattttttgcttattcaattatttagttcattttaaattaatttatttatataattcattcattcataaattgcTTTGGTTAcagattcacagaaaaaaaacgTATTTGTATATTAAAAGCTTTATTGTTTTCCCCTGAGATGACATCCCTATAAGCATATCTGTAttgacatttctaattattaattgtttgtatttattgttttccCTGATTTAAACACATATACAAATGCTAAATCAGAGCATTCAAAACAATGATGACACTGATAACAATCACAGAAAGCATGTCAAACATAAACATCGTGGAGcttcttttttgtttaaatgattgGTTAAACAAGATTATTCTGACAAGAGAATttagcataattaaaaaaaaaaaatttttaaaacctGAGATCAGTGAGAGAACAGAGAACATCATGTTCAACTCGTATATGTggagtaattgtaaaaaaaaaaaaattattgcttaAAAATTCGGGACACTTAAGGTCCTTTTGAGCTCAGTACGGTTATTCTTAATCCTTTGGAGGAGTTTTTGGGAGCCgcttaaagtctgttgttgctgGTTTTCCTCATTCATTTCTGCTGAAGATCCAGAGGACACTGAAAACTCGTACAAGGAATCTCCAGACACACTGACCTCGTGGGGCAGATTATCTATGGACAGGTGAAATGAAGAAATAGTGCTTGTTGGGAAGGGATTTGAGTACACCCCATTTATTATATTCTCGATTCCAGAGTCAATAGTAAATGCACTTTCTGGCCGGTCGAGTCCAGCTCTATGCCGATCCACTCGTGAACTTCTGTTGAAGCGTCTGGTGAACTCCCGAATGCCCCTTGTGAAAGCCTCTCTGGTGTTCTTCTCGCTTTTCAATAGGATGATGTAACATTTAGGCATGAAGTGGCAGATGAGTATCCCGTATGCAGAAAAGAGCATCACAATCATCTGAATGGCAGATTTGTACTGGGTAATATGAACTATGTTCACATAAATGGGGGCAAACACCACCCAACTGATAATGTAGATGAGCATGCTGATGCTGATGCACCTCTCTTCGTTATAGCACTGGGGAAGCTTCCGTCCCAGGAAGGCAAATCCAAAGCACACCAGAGCCAGAAGGCTAATGAAGGCCAGCATGAGTCCGAAGTATAGCCCTGTCCCCTCATCGCAATGGAAGACAAGTTCAGACCTGATCACTGAGCTATTAGAAGCCTTGGGTGGTTCAAACCACAACCAGAGACCACAGATGATGCCCTGGATAAGCACACAAATACCAATGATCCAGTAGGGCAGGAAGAGTTTCTTCATGACCTGTTTGACAGCGGAATCATTCTGGAAGACCAGCAGTACCTTAAAGTACCTGACCAGGATGCAGGAGACACATAGGGTGAAGCTCAGGCCAAATAGCACCTGTCCGGTTTTACACTGTATGCCTGTGGGCTTCCCACCAAACAAGATGGCGCTGGTGAACGTCCCGAGCAGGGACAGCAAGATCAGGATGGAGATGGGACCCCCGGCTGCGAGGACCACCGGGGTATCCCATCTGACTAAGTACACCAGCATCACAATCAGTGTCAAAAGGAGGCCAAGACAAGCAAACACCACTAAGGCGACACAGTATGTCTCTTTCCAGGACAGGAAAACTTGCTTTTGGGGAGTGCAAGTGGTGGAGTTCTCATTAGACCAGAAATTCTTTGGACAGTCTATACATTCATGTGCATCTGGAGAAGAATGAAAAGTTACATCTGTTAAACATCATTTCATTTCATCATGCTGCTGAATCTGAAATTGTGTTAATGGATCGGAGTCCACTCTAAAATTCAAATTCATCtactccccctcatgtcattcaaaaccaaaaagtttcagttcccattgacttctaCTGTATTTTTTGGCCGCATAATGTAAATCGACGGGAACCGAAAGTGTTTGGTGATGAACCATattgaaatatcttcttttgtgttccgaagaagaaataaatgcatacaggtttgaaatgacatgaaggtcattaactgatgacagaatttgtttattattatttatatcccAGATAGCAATGAGAAGAAGCAACTGCCTTATGGTCATAATtgcattttacagtttttgtttttatatgtttatgtAAAAGGATGTGTATTGAAATGAAAGAACTTCATGTTTTTGCCAGGTCTGAAGCTGgtgtatgcagtgttggggaaagttacttttaaaaagtaatacattacgATACTGTTACTCCTTAAAAAAAAGTAACCTACTGCGTTACTTAGTTATTTTGTATGGAGAGTAAAGCattgttacttttgcattactttttgttACCTAAGCtgggcttgcttatttatttttaataattcacaccaaaagtgaaatgaataagcaTCAGCCTGAAGGAAGTGCCTCTGCACCTCACTCCAAACTTCTCTCAACACAGGGATAGGAGAGGTGTCAGTGAATAATTGGGAAAACAAAGTTACTCTGATATTTTcttgtcaattttaaatgagtttgTTACTTTACCAGTGCTTGAAAAATCTTCATCTGATTATGTAATTTGCATTACTTGTAATGTTTTATCACCTACAATGGGTGCAGGTGActtaattttatttgaatgaatttatACCTGTTTGGTTTGAAAAGGTGTTTACTGGACACTTGGCACACTCATAGCAACAGATGGGCTTGTCTACAGAAAAAACCTTTCTAAATCCAGGTTGACAGCTTGGAGAGCACTGCGAAATCACACGACCCTggggtaaaacaaaacaaaaaaaactttttttgatcaaataccaTATACATTTCAATTTCAATATATAGTTTATTTGTATGATATTTCAGATTAAACAACATATTTGCAAAATGTATTAGTGCGAaaaggataattcacccaaaaataaaaaatcagtcatcatttactcaacctcatgtctttccaaacctgtatgacttcctttcttctgtgTTTATGTCAGTATAATGAAAGTCAATTAGAATCTTGATATTGTTTTGGACTTATATGGACAAAACCTTTctcaaaatatcctcttttgtgttccacggagGAAAGGAAGTCAttcgggtttggaatgacacgagtagttaatgacagaatgttttatttctgggtgaactatccatttaatgaaCCAGATTTCATACTATCTTTCCTCACAGCACTTCGTTCTGTATTATGTGGCGTCAGAAACTCACTGTGAAATCTTCCAGAGGATTTCTCTGTGTGTCATTCAAGAAAAGCATGCTTTCATTCTTGATCATGTAGCGTGCcacagtcttcagtttcacattgtTGACCAGTTCAGCATTTTTTTCAAGTGCTGCTTCCCAAATGTTGATATCATAACCAGTATCCAAATCTCCAGATTTGCTGAATGAATATTTCTCATCATCTATTGTGAACATGGTCTTTGCCAAGGCATCATTTAGCTGGAAAAGTTGATGATATATTTAAgcttttgaatatttattatttggtttaacatcaaataacagatAAAATGACTTACCTCAGAGCGTTGAATATCAAAGCCTCCACGGCAGATTTTTCGAGAACAGATGTCTTTAATAGCATTAGCAGCAAACTTCACAGCCAACTGTACACTAAACACTGCACTAGGACTTACAGCTTTCTGCAGGGTTTCTCTTATTTCTTTGATGGTTCTGCTTTTGTTCAGCTCTCCTTTGATGAAGTACTGCAGGATAGTGTTGTTTGATTGTGAGTCAGGGTTTAGATCCAGATTATCTAGGTATCTTCTGAAAAGAGAGATGTTCCCTGAAAATGGGATTATTCCAAGAATTTTTCCAACTTCATTCAAGGGACGATTGTCTAGCACATTGAGTGACGTGGACCAGCTATCACCAGCGATCCAGAAACGTCCAGATGCATTGGGAGTTAGTTTATTGAACAAACAAGACATGTGGTGAGATTTGGCAAAAGACACAATGACTTGAACTTTTGAAGTGTTTGCGATTTTTTCGATAGTTTCATTGAGTTTGGAATCTAAGCTTTCATCGTTGAGAAAATCAGGGAGCACAACTCGGTATGacacatatatattttgtttaatggCATGTGCCTCAAGTTGGTCTGCGGCGTATCGGCCGTAATCTCCGTCTGTGGCTATTATGCCAATCCAAGTCCAGTTGTGGTACCTCAAAATTTTGGTGATTGCTTTAGCCTGGTGGTCATCTTCCGGGACAGTCCTCTTGAATGTCGGAAAACGGGTTTTGTCGCTCAAAACCCCAGCTGTTGAACCATAACTGATCTGCGATAATAGTAATAAGAAGAGCATTACTGAAAAATTCTGACAATGTGTGACATAATAGACATTGGTTACTCAACTGTTAGTCATTGATCTGTCAATTAAACAAAACATACCTGTGGCATATAACCCATGGTCAGATACCTCGCCACAGCAATGGAAACCTCAGAATGGTACTCTCCAATAACAGCCTGAAACAATGAATTAGTGCTGCCACAATTTTTATCCATGAAGATATCGGTGTGTTGCAGTGCAGTGGTCACATCAGAGCACGTGTCCATGATCTTGTAGCCTAATGTGAGACCATTCAGCATGGGGGACTTGTTGATGGCCTCCACCGCTTCAGTCATCGCCAGAGATTGGATCAACCTGGATACGGTGAAGCTGTCAGGGGGAAGAGGAAGGAGGCATGTGTGCTTTACTCAGTCATTTAGAACAAGGTCTTTTATACACAGTCTGAAGAAAGACCAATCAATCAACAATCATTATTTAATATCAGTTATTATCATTTATAATTGgagctcaattattaataatgattctTCTTATCATCAGTGATGAAAACAGTTTCTGCTGTTTAACATTTTGGTGGAAATGATCAGTTAATGCATCCTTGTATAAaagtattcttttttattttttcttaaattttactTAAAACCAAATTTTGTATGGTGACGCTCCACGGTTTCACTGTTAAGCAGAAAACAATttttgacattgataataataataaaaaatatacatatatatttaagcagcaaatctgtacattagaatgatttctgaaaggtcatgtgacaataatgtgtaataatatttcacaatattactgtaaaataaatgcagccttggagatatatttcaaaaacattaaaacatcttcaTTCTTCCAGATGTCTGAGATATAAATGCATAAGAATTATGTAAGTTTAAATTTCTTAGAATTTGACATTATTAATGTAAGACTCACTTTTCACACACGTTTTCAACGGGATTGCTGGTCGTGTTGACGATCTTGAAGCTTTGGTGAACTGGAAAGAGTCCTCCAAACATGATGTCCCCTAACTGCATGGCTTCCAGTGAGCCTGAAGCAGGTCTACAGTCACAACCCCCCAAACTTCCCAAGATGGCAAAAAGCCCAAACCAAATCTTATTGTTATACATCTTCATTTCATCTGTGTGTCTCACCCCTTGTCTATTTGTCTGTTCACCTTTTCTGCCTCTTCAACAagagtcctcagctctctctctgtcctctcaGCAGACTGGGTGAGCTTGAGGATCTGGCTAAAATATATGTCTCTGTTTCCTCCTCTGTTACTCTAGAAACAGATGCCTTGTTCAGTTCAGATCAAGAGGAAACATTCCACACAGGAGGAAACCCCACATTCAGAAagattttaattacaattaacaATGCAGAAGTGAATCCAAGAATGCAAAAACCTCCCAGTTGTATAACAACTCATATTTGCATAATCTAATAATGATGCATAGGTTACGCATGAAATAATCTACTGTAAAAGTTGTTTGGTGCCTGTCTGTACCGATCTATGGTTTACTGGTTATGCTGTAGTATTAACTTTTTTAACTAAATTgatttgatatttaaaataaataaataactcatgcatacaatggCTCCATGACCTGAAACTGTAATCACATCAACTGAAGACACAATGTCACAATaccagacatacacacacacacagaacaaaaccagtcaaaataaacaaacacagctTCTGTTTAGAACCTGctatttgcatttaatttgaccataaaaaaaatctttttagttttatacagagtgtatttttaaatgtaagaacAGGTCAGTCAGGGTTACTAAACGGAAGGAGGAAGGAGAGTTCAGAGGGTTTTCTCTAACCTATTTGATAAAGGAAATATTTGTATAACTATATAAAGAGGCACATCAGTGTTGCATAAAAGTTGAATAATCATCATCACCATTATTATCTCCTGAGTGCACTACATTTAGGAAAAACACAAGTGATTC
This window harbors:
- the LOC132098324 gene encoding G-protein coupled receptor family C group 6 member A-like, whose product is MTEAVEAINKSPMLNGLTLGYKIMDTCSDVTTALQHTDIFMDKNCGSTNSLFQAVIGEYHSEVSIAVARYLTMGYMPQISYGSTAGVLSDKTRFPTFKRTVPEDDHQAKAITKILRYHNWTWIGIIATDGDYGRYAADQLEAHAIKQNIYVSYRVVLPDFLNDESLDSKLNETIEKIANTSKVQVIVSFAKSHHMSCLFNKLTPNASGRFWIAGDSWSTSLNVLDNRPLNEVGKILGIIPFSGNISLFRRYLDNLDLNPDSQSNNTILQYFIKGELNKSRTIKEIRETLQKAVSPSAVFSVQLAVKFAANAIKDICSRKICRGGFDIQRSELNDALAKTMFTIDDEKYSFSKSGDLDTGYDINIWEAALEKNAELVNNVKLKTVARYMIKNESMLFLNDTQRNPLEDFTGRVISQCSPSCQPGFRKVFSVDKPICCYECAKCPVNTFSNQTDAHECIDCPKNFWSNENSTTCTPQKQVFLSWKETYCVALVVFACLGLLLTLIVMLVYLVRWDTPVVLAAGGPISILILLSLLGTFTSAILFGGKPTGIQCKTGQVLFGLSFTLCVSCILVRYFKVLLVFQNDSAVKQVMKKLFLPYWIIGICVLIQGIICGLWLWFEPPKASNSSVIRSELVFHCDEGTGLYFGLMLAFISLLALVCFGFAFLGRKLPQCYNEERCISISMLIYIISWVVFAPIYVNIVHITQYKSAIQMIVMLFSAYGILICHFMPKCYIILLKSEKNTREAFTRGIREFTRRFNRSSRVDRHRAGLDRPESAFTIDSGIENIINGVYSNPFPTSTISSFHLSIDNLPHEVSVSGDSLYEFSVSSGSSAEMNEENQQQQTLSGSQKLLQRIKNNRTELKRTLSVPNF